From the Neorhodopirellula lusitana genome, one window contains:
- a CDS encoding DEAD/DEAH box helicase family protein gives MTSPFLDVIPDDWIASNELAFAFFDGFPVAPGHSLVVTRRVVATWFEASPAEQAALMELVNVVKRKLDETLQPKPDGYNVGFNSGSAAGQTVDHVHVHVIPRYQGDMEDPRGGVRHVIPSKGNYLRETPTPHADEATKSGQVLSVGYPDSPLWEHLAWRIAGARSVDILVSFVQSSGLEVIEERLFEAIANDAAVRILVSDYLYISDAKALRTLLGWCDLAAEESDVQRLHVKLIETAELPSKPKSFHPKAWRIVEEYRDFISVGSSNLSRPALQTGVEWNLLSTANVQESSHSQFADEFETLWDVASQLTPGLVSKYAEAAKAYRKEHFVPETDIVDEIPAPRRWQADALRALQVLRDSGHRRALVAVATGMGKTWLAAFDACQFGESINRRPRVLVIAHRAHILAQAEAVLSRLLNHRFGEGATAWYLGSRSELAGDLVIASIQKLSRPKGLQRLADEHFDYVIMDEVHHAHAPSYRRVLAKINCDFALGLTATPERTDGVDVATIFDDNLAYQATIGDGIAEDSLVPFHYVGIKDTVDFRQIPWRNGRFDVAELEERVARSERMDRLWTAMQEHPAERTIVFCCSRRHALFARDWLLSQGVSSAAVFSGEGSDSYGESLEQLRNGDLQTLCVVDMFNEGLDIPAVDRVVMLRPTESKIIFLQQLGRGLRACDGKSRLLVLDFVGNHRIFAQRIMHLLSLRSGTSDWKSLKDWLGGKPIELPEGCLLDVELEAMDMLKQFLPKGRTAAVEGYRAIRDELGRRPTVMEVYGRGLLPRTVCASASSWFAFVAQEGDLSDIEKEAVSLCEDWFRTIETTSLNKSYKMVVLRVLLETGRMFAPVDVFEFSKQCRESMLRHDVLRHYLIGDGNAVDHQNASDEEWAAWWIKWPIDRWVSKQNGSIWFALQDGAFYSTLDCPARLKPVIESLTEELVDWRLAAYTRNRPLKRIEDTDVRFEAKVSHSSGRPIIRLPEREKTPGIPIGPQRIQLPGGETWEFKIVKIACNVAKPVGETKNQLGDLMKRWFGPNAGLPGTDFRVEFRKKNGQWSVEPCNVDKPIEAEPIETTEDERSLVVPEVTDRAKYNTHAPVFDLTAAAGGWGPEGVPTEIGWIPVTNRTLSEDMFAARVSGLSMEPTIPDKSWCLFRRIGAGSRQGKLILVQVNKHADPQDGGRYTVKRYHSTKQATDDGWQHESIELQPLNRDFEPIQISAEQAEDIRVIGEFICVIDSFE, from the coding sequence TTGACATCACCCTTTCTTGATGTGATTCCCGACGACTGGATTGCCTCGAATGAGTTGGCTTTTGCCTTCTTTGATGGGTTTCCGGTTGCGCCGGGGCACTCGTTGGTGGTGACGCGGAGGGTTGTAGCGACATGGTTTGAGGCTTCGCCAGCGGAACAGGCTGCGTTGATGGAACTGGTCAATGTGGTGAAGCGGAAACTGGATGAAACGCTGCAACCGAAGCCGGATGGGTACAACGTTGGGTTCAACTCCGGTAGCGCGGCGGGGCAGACCGTGGATCATGTGCATGTCCATGTGATCCCGCGTTACCAGGGCGACATGGAGGATCCTCGCGGTGGTGTCCGACACGTGATCCCCAGCAAAGGCAACTACCTTCGGGAGACACCAACACCGCACGCCGATGAAGCGACGAAGTCCGGGCAGGTTTTGAGCGTTGGCTATCCGGACTCACCGCTTTGGGAACACCTCGCTTGGCGGATCGCGGGTGCTCGATCCGTCGATATTTTGGTCTCGTTTGTTCAATCGTCGGGATTGGAGGTGATCGAGGAACGCCTGTTTGAAGCCATTGCGAATGATGCGGCGGTCCGGATCCTGGTCAGCGACTACCTGTATATCTCCGACGCCAAAGCCCTCCGCACGCTACTGGGTTGGTGTGACTTGGCGGCCGAAGAGTCCGATGTTCAGCGGTTGCACGTCAAGCTGATCGAGACTGCCGAGCTTCCTTCCAAACCGAAATCATTTCACCCCAAAGCATGGCGGATCGTCGAAGAATATCGCGACTTCATTTCCGTCGGCAGTAGCAATCTATCCCGCCCTGCACTGCAAACCGGCGTTGAGTGGAACCTGTTGTCGACGGCGAACGTTCAAGAGTCCTCGCACTCGCAGTTCGCTGATGAGTTTGAAACACTCTGGGATGTTGCCTCACAGTTAACGCCTGGTCTTGTTTCGAAGTACGCGGAGGCGGCCAAAGCGTACCGGAAAGAACACTTTGTTCCTGAAACCGATATCGTCGATGAGATTCCCGCGCCTCGCCGATGGCAGGCTGATGCATTGAGGGCACTGCAAGTTCTGCGTGACAGCGGGCATCGTCGCGCACTCGTTGCGGTGGCAACCGGAATGGGGAAAACGTGGTTGGCGGCGTTCGACGCTTGCCAGTTTGGTGAGTCCATCAATCGGCGGCCACGAGTGCTGGTGATCGCTCACCGTGCCCACATCTTGGCACAAGCCGAAGCCGTTCTTTCACGACTATTGAATCATCGCTTTGGCGAGGGAGCCACGGCTTGGTATCTGGGTAGCCGCAGCGAGCTAGCAGGCGATTTGGTCATCGCATCAATCCAAAAGCTGTCCCGTCCCAAGGGTTTGCAGCGACTTGCCGACGAACACTTTGATTATGTGATCATGGATGAGGTGCACCATGCTCACGCTCCCAGCTATCGTCGTGTGCTTGCGAAAATCAATTGCGATTTTGCTCTGGGATTGACTGCAACACCGGAGCGTACGGATGGCGTGGACGTGGCGACCATCTTCGACGACAACCTGGCTTACCAAGCAACCATCGGCGACGGCATTGCCGAAGATTCGCTGGTGCCGTTTCATTACGTCGGCATCAAGGACACCGTCGATTTCAGGCAGATACCGTGGCGGAACGGACGTTTTGACGTTGCCGAGCTGGAAGAGCGGGTCGCTCGCAGCGAACGGATGGACCGGCTCTGGACGGCGATGCAGGAACATCCCGCAGAACGGACAATCGTGTTTTGTTGTTCGCGGCGTCACGCCTTGTTTGCTCGGGATTGGTTATTGTCACAAGGCGTCTCGTCGGCAGCCGTGTTTTCCGGTGAAGGAAGCGATAGCTATGGCGAATCCCTGGAGCAACTTCGAAACGGTGATCTGCAGACGCTGTGCGTGGTCGACATGTTCAACGAAGGGCTGGATATCCCAGCCGTCGACCGCGTCGTGATGCTACGCCCAACGGAATCGAAAATCATTTTCCTGCAACAGCTTGGCCGAGGACTTCGTGCGTGCGACGGGAAGTCTCGCTTGTTGGTGCTGGACTTCGTCGGCAACCACCGCATCTTTGCTCAGCGAATCATGCACTTGTTGTCCTTGCGTTCGGGAACGAGTGATTGGAAGTCGCTGAAGGATTGGCTTGGCGGAAAACCGATCGAGCTTCCCGAAGGCTGCTTGCTGGACGTGGAACTGGAAGCAATGGACATGCTGAAACAGTTCTTGCCCAAAGGCCGGACCGCGGCAGTCGAGGGCTATCGTGCGATCCGTGATGAATTGGGGCGGCGTCCGACGGTGATGGAGGTCTATGGCCGTGGGTTGTTGCCACGAACGGTATGCGCATCGGCCAGCAGCTGGTTTGCATTTGTTGCCCAAGAGGGTGACCTATCGGACATTGAGAAGGAAGCGGTTTCGCTCTGCGAAGACTGGTTCAGGACAATCGAAACGACAAGCCTGAACAAGTCGTACAAAATGGTGGTATTGCGAGTCTTACTGGAGACCGGCCGGATGTTTGCTCCGGTAGACGTGTTCGAGTTTTCAAAGCAATGCCGTGAATCGATGTTACGCCACGACGTGTTACGTCACTATCTGATTGGGGACGGGAATGCGGTCGATCATCAGAATGCGTCGGACGAAGAGTGGGCAGCGTGGTGGATCAAATGGCCAATTGATCGCTGGGTGAGCAAACAAAATGGATCAATTTGGTTTGCATTGCAGGATGGAGCGTTTTACTCAACGCTCGATTGTCCGGCGAGATTGAAGCCGGTCATCGAGTCCTTGACCGAGGAACTGGTGGATTGGCGATTGGCGGCGTACACACGCAATCGACCGTTGAAAAGAATCGAGGACACTGATGTGCGATTTGAGGCAAAGGTGTCTCATTCGAGCGGCCGGCCAATCATCCGTCTTCCCGAACGAGAGAAAACACCGGGGATTCCGATTGGTCCGCAACGGATTCAACTTCCCGGGGGCGAAACATGGGAGTTCAAGATCGTCAAAATTGCCTGCAACGTGGCCAAACCGGTTGGCGAAACGAAAAACCAATTGGGCGATTTGATGAAGCGTTGGTTCGGCCCGAATGCCGGGTTGCCGGGTACCGATTTCCGAGTGGAGTTTCGGAAAAAAAACGGCCAATGGTCGGTTGAACCGTGCAACGTCGACAAGCCAATCGAAGCAGAGCCGATCGAGACAACCGAAGATGAACGTTCCTTGGTCGTTCCTGAGGTCACGGATCGCGCCAAATACAACACGCACGCACCGGTTTTCGACTTAACCGCGGCAGCGGGTGGATGGGGACCGGAGGGAGTTCCCACGGAAATCGGCTGGATCCCAGTGACGAACCGAACGCTGTCCGAAGACATGTTCGCTGCGCGGGTCAGTGGACTTTCGATGGAGCCGACCATCCCGGACAAGTCATGGTGCTTGTTCCGACGGATTGGAGCTGGGTCACGCCAAGGCAAACTGATCCTGGTGCAAGTGAACAAGCACGCTGACCCACAGGATGGTGGGCGGTACACGGTGAAACGCTATCATTCCACCAAGCAAGCGACAGACGATGGATGGCAACACGAGTCCATTGAACTGCAACCGCTCAACCGTGACTTTGAGCCAATTCAGATCTCAGCCGAACAGGCCGAAGACATCAGAGTCATCGGTGAATTCATCTGCGTGATTGATTCGTTTGAGTAG
- a CDS encoding CBS domain-containing protein, which produces MIPDPLTEIADDVLNHNKKRRAKVRTLLGWFGYSRRRTQVVHEISQALESVALKTQPNFQDEFFDNQVYFVPIDSVDDGNPDHIAEPEDQSTGTPAEIEEYEPPEEIREPVTLSIIENPTFRVSHFASARKAVVSVLPDDSISQVTTVMLMKDFDQIPVMRTTREVKGVVSWKSIAQANASGKPIELATHCMTQPQIIEQSDSMFEAVDRVLKYGCVLVRNQKREISGIITAHDVAKSFHELAKPYLLVGEIERLLRNLIANHFTQEDIRSVKKDDDREINDVTDLTFGQYRRLLENPANWDRLSINVERNIFVARLEEIRIARNEVMHFDPEGLLPEQKRQLWEFANFLHNIC; this is translated from the coding sequence TTGATCCCAGATCCACTAACTGAAATCGCAGATGATGTTCTCAACCACAACAAGAAGCGGCGTGCAAAGGTGCGGACACTGCTCGGTTGGTTCGGCTATTCACGCCGCCGGACACAGGTCGTACATGAGATCTCGCAAGCTCTGGAATCGGTGGCCCTAAAAACGCAGCCTAACTTCCAAGACGAGTTTTTCGACAACCAAGTCTACTTTGTGCCGATCGATTCGGTCGATGATGGTAATCCCGATCACATCGCCGAGCCTGAGGACCAGTCAACCGGGACGCCAGCGGAGATCGAAGAGTACGAACCGCCCGAGGAGATTCGCGAACCAGTCACGTTGAGCATCATCGAGAATCCAACGTTTCGCGTAAGCCATTTCGCATCGGCCAGAAAAGCTGTCGTCTCGGTCCTACCCGACGACTCGATTTCGCAGGTGACGACCGTCATGCTTATGAAGGACTTTGACCAAATCCCGGTGATGCGGACAACTCGTGAAGTCAAGGGCGTGGTGAGTTGGAAGAGCATTGCGCAAGCGAATGCTTCGGGCAAGCCGATCGAGCTTGCCACCCATTGCATGACGCAGCCGCAAATCATCGAGCAAAGCGATTCGATGTTCGAGGCGGTCGATCGTGTTCTGAAATATGGTTGCGTCCTAGTCCGCAATCAGAAACGGGAAATTTCAGGCATCATCACGGCCCACGATGTCGCCAAGTCGTTTCACGAACTCGCTAAGCCGTATTTGCTTGTCGGCGAGATCGAGCGATTGTTGCGAAACCTGATTGCAAATCACTTCACACAGGAAGACATTCGATCGGTTAAGAAGGACGATGATCGTGAGATCAATGACGTGACCGATTTGACCTTCGGCCAATACCGACGACTACTCGAAAATCCGGCGAACTGGGACCGACTGTCGATCAACGTTGAACGCAATATTTTCGTAGCGAGATTGGAAGAAATCCGTATCGCCCGAAATGAAGTGATGCATTTTGATCCTGAAGGTCTCCTGCCCGAGCAGAAACGCCAACTCTGGGAATTCGCCAACTTCCTACACAACATTTGTTGA
- a CDS encoding GmrSD restriction endonuclease domain-containing protein yields MKSTPSIKTVNQLIDLHKANMLYANPEYQRGVVWTEAQRKRLIDSVLRGYPIPLIYLHHIKREVAGITNENFEIIDGQQRINALFEFMEGGFRLYDPKEDETEARFPSFVSDAPCEWGRKRFEELTEDLQQKFRDSQLSVVMVETEHQDEARDLFIRLQAGLPLNAQEKRDAWPGNFTEFILKTSGKPELTRYPGHDFFSRILKAGKKARGKYRQLCAQIAILYFYRKQHGEDRFCDIKRDSIDNFYYQHLSFDAHNADAKRFEQILDLLAELLKDGKRKKIQGHEAMHLVLLVDSLMTEYTKSWQDGFPDAFDRFREGLATDTKNRSDDIPGEYWVRYGQHARTNSDRGENILRRHQFFVEKMYGQLNPILKDPNRAFGILEREVIYYRDKKRCQVCNSDVVWSEAQIHHVHEHSMGGQTELSNGALVHAHCHPKGEAQTKSFAENWWRAQAQS; encoded by the coding sequence ATGAAATCAACACCGAGCATTAAGACCGTTAATCAACTTATCGATCTCCATAAGGCGAACATGCTGTACGCGAATCCGGAGTACCAGCGAGGTGTTGTATGGACCGAGGCGCAACGGAAACGGCTTATCGACTCGGTCCTGCGGGGCTATCCCATCCCGTTGATCTACTTGCACCACATCAAACGAGAGGTGGCCGGGATTACGAACGAGAACTTTGAAATCATTGACGGTCAACAGCGGATCAACGCCTTGTTTGAGTTCATGGAGGGCGGCTTTCGATTGTATGATCCGAAAGAAGATGAAACGGAGGCAAGATTTCCCAGCTTCGTTTCAGATGCTCCATGTGAATGGGGACGAAAACGATTCGAGGAACTGACGGAAGATCTACAACAGAAATTTCGAGATTCCCAGCTTTCCGTAGTCATGGTAGAAACCGAGCATCAGGACGAAGCCCGAGATCTGTTCATTCGGCTTCAAGCCGGACTTCCGTTGAATGCTCAGGAAAAACGAGATGCTTGGCCCGGTAACTTCACCGAGTTTATTCTCAAGACATCCGGAAAGCCGGAACTGACACGATATCCAGGGCATGATTTCTTCTCTCGTATTCTCAAGGCCGGAAAAAAGGCGAGGGGAAAATATCGGCAACTTTGTGCTCAAATCGCAATTCTCTACTTCTATCGCAAGCAACATGGTGAAGATCGTTTTTGCGACATCAAGCGGGACTCAATCGATAATTTCTACTACCAGCACTTGTCGTTCGATGCACACAACGCGGATGCAAAGAGGTTTGAGCAGATACTCGATTTGCTCGCTGAACTCCTAAAAGATGGCAAGCGGAAAAAGATTCAAGGGCATGAAGCGATGCACCTGGTGTTATTGGTGGATTCGCTGATGACGGAGTATACGAAGTCGTGGCAGGACGGCTTTCCAGACGCATTTGATCGTTTCCGGGAAGGGCTGGCGACTGATACGAAAAATCGGAGCGACGATATTCCTGGCGAGTACTGGGTTCGTTATGGGCAGCACGCCCGTACTAATTCAGACCGCGGTGAGAATATCCTTCGGCGTCATCAGTTCTTCGTTGAAAAGATGTACGGTCAACTGAATCCGATTTTGAAGGATCCAAATCGGGCCTTCGGTATTCTCGAGCGAGAAGTAATCTATTATCGGGATAAAAAGCGTTGCCAGGTCTGCAACAGCGATGTCGTTTGGTCGGAAGCACAGATCCACCATGTTCACGAGCACTCCATGGGCGGTCAAACCGAACTAAGCAATGGAGCGTTGGTGCATGCACATTGCCATCCCAAGGGCGAAGCTCAAACGAAATCATTCGCGGAAAATTGGTGGCGAGCGCAAGCCCAGTCATAG
- a CDS encoding ATP-binding protein, which produces MAPASLLHRIEIHNFKAFREFSLDLEGRHLLVYGPNGSGKSSLYWALYTFLQSGRKTSIAKYFDPGSPERLLNIHEDAGTVPGEIALTLRDTQTKNDTTYRISHDTHGTKYQPVITKGEMASDFITYRFFFGFSHFRNSQQFNLWPLFEREILPFCVSTSNKNPKDCWDNIKSGDPNPGRIGGFTATDYYDEFKERTNEFAGILGSIVDSISARAQRFYDDHFSSGDAAKVKLRLAVTKPPSFTGTTRADAKFEIPMIEFGVQVDGQSINRPQSFLNEAKLTQLALSIRFAASLVNLHQSSLKLLVLDDLLVSLDMSNRMKVVELLHSPEFSGYQKIILTHEIGLFQELRRHIGAEHHDWQYAKLSGDAKASPQLNVVKTELEIAEDFLANDQLAECGNRLRKCAEQILEEFLVAASQKNAHAAVIERGKFHSLASKISEARGLLLLQAKKEFAALIQGEYSTEEFKLLLSEERIDPTKVIAANNQEKGRIIAKLVGARTNLQESMLELLSDAAREQRNAAQLLDEVKKIKDRILNPASHAGVTPLYTKEAEDAVEIVRQLRTALASALATL; this is translated from the coding sequence CGCTCTACTGGGCCCTTTACACGTTCTTGCAGAGCGGGCGAAAGACATCGATCGCAAAGTATTTCGATCCAGGGAGTCCGGAGCGATTGCTTAATATTCACGAAGACGCCGGAACCGTTCCGGGAGAAATCGCATTGACGCTTCGAGATACTCAAACCAAGAACGATACGACCTATCGAATCAGCCATGATACTCACGGGACCAAGTACCAGCCGGTGATCACCAAGGGTGAGATGGCTAGCGACTTTATCACCTATCGCTTTTTCTTCGGCTTTTCCCATTTTCGCAACTCCCAACAGTTCAACCTTTGGCCGCTGTTCGAGCGAGAAATCCTCCCATTCTGCGTCTCAACCAGCAACAAGAACCCCAAGGATTGCTGGGATAACATTAAGTCCGGCGACCCAAACCCTGGCCGCATCGGTGGATTCACTGCGACTGACTACTACGACGAATTCAAAGAGCGAACCAACGAATTTGCAGGGATTCTTGGTTCGATTGTTGATTCGATTAGCGCTCGGGCTCAACGTTTCTACGACGATCACTTCTCGTCAGGTGATGCAGCGAAGGTAAAGCTGAGGCTGGCTGTTACCAAACCGCCTTCGTTCACAGGAACGACGCGGGCAGATGCTAAGTTTGAAATCCCAATGATAGAATTTGGTGTCCAAGTTGATGGGCAATCCATCAACCGGCCTCAGAGTTTTCTCAACGAAGCCAAGCTTACGCAACTCGCACTCTCGATCCGATTTGCGGCATCGCTCGTCAACCTTCATCAGTCCAGCCTGAAACTACTGGTGCTAGACGACCTGCTGGTGAGCTTAGATATGAGCAATCGAATGAAGGTAGTGGAGTTACTTCATTCACCAGAGTTTTCTGGATATCAAAAGATCATCCTGACTCACGAGATAGGCCTATTCCAAGAACTTCGACGGCACATCGGAGCAGAACACCATGACTGGCAATACGCCAAGCTGTCAGGTGATGCCAAAGCGAGTCCACAACTGAATGTCGTCAAAACCGAACTCGAGATCGCCGAGGATTTTCTGGCGAATGACCAGCTCGCAGAATGCGGCAACCGGTTGAGAAAGTGCGCTGAACAGATCCTGGAGGAGTTTCTGGTCGCGGCAAGCCAAAAGAATGCACACGCCGCCGTGATCGAACGAGGAAAATTTCATTCGCTTGCAAGCAAGATATCGGAAGCACGAGGGCTGCTACTCTTGCAGGCCAAGAAGGAATTTGCGGCGTTGATTCAAGGAGAATACTCAACCGAAGAGTTTAAGCTGTTACTTTCCGAGGAGCGAATCGATCCAACGAAGGTAATTGCGGCAAACAACCAAGAGAAAGGACGGATCATCGCGAAACTAGTCGGAGCTCGCACCAATCTTCAAGAAAGCATGCTCGAATTGTTGTCAGATGCAGCGAGAGAGCAACGAAATGCAGCGCAGCTGCTAGACGAGGTCAAGAAAATCAAGGACCGAATTCTTAACCCAGCATCGCACGCCGGAGTGACACCGCTTTACACGAAAGAGGCTGAAGATGCCGTCGAAATCGTACGTCAGCTTCGCACTGCGCTCGCTTCCGCATTGGCGACGTTATAA